The genomic interval TTATCGCAAACGCTTGACttccattttaaaagtaattcgatTTTTGTTGTTACAAGGATTGCCTTTTTGGGGACATGATGAGTCTTCGACATCATCCAATAGAGGCAATTTTTTAGAATTGCTCAAATGGTATAGCTCAGAGTGTCCTGAAGTTGCGGTAGTTGTTGGAATGAATGCACCtggaaataatcaaatgattggccCAAAAATTCAAAAGCAATTAGTGAATGCTTGTGCAGTTGAGACCACAAATGCTATTCTAGCTGATCTTGGGGATAGGTGGTTCACTTTACTACTTGATGAGGCTCGTGACTATTCAGTGAAAGAGCAAATGACAGTTGTTATTAGATATGTGAACAAACATGGAGAGGTAATTGAATGATTTATGGCTGTAGTTCATGTTGCAACAACTACAACTGCTTGTTTGAAGGAGGCAATCGACTCTTTATTTGCTAAGTATGATTTGTTAGTGGCGAGATTGAGgggtcaaggatatgatggtgcttCAAATATGTCTGGAGAATTTAATGGCTTAAAGTCACTGATAATGAAAGAAAATCCGTATGCATTgtatgttcattgttttgctcatcaactccagctaGTGGTTGTAGCTGTTGCTCAAGAAAATCAATATGTTTGTGATTTCATGTGGATTGTTGGTTCGATTGTAAACACATCTGCATCATCTTGCAGAAGGGCCGACAAACTTCGACAACTTGAACATGACAGAAAAGTTAAACTTCTTGAAAGAGGAGAGATTAGTTCTGGTAGAGGAGTAAACCAAGAAACTAGTCTAGCTAGACCTGGAGATACACGATGTGGGTCTCATCATTCAACTTTATGTCGTATTGAACAAATGTGGCCATCTGTTATAAAGGTTCTTCAAAATTTGATTGATGATGGTGATCGTTCTTCTAAGGGTTTAAGTAGAACTTTGGTTGAAAGAATGGAGAGGTATGAATTTGTGTTTATTCTACTATTGATGAAACGTATATTGGCAATCACAAATCATTTGTCAACTGTTCTACAAGAGAAAGATCAAAATATTGTGAATGCGATGTGTTTGATCAATAATGTGAAATGCAAATTGCAAAAGTTGAGAGATTTTGGATGGGATCTTTTACTTGAGGATGTGAAGAAGTTTTGTAACACTCATTccattgaaataattaatatgaTAGATAACATCAACAGCCGTAGTCGTTTGAAGAGAGATGgaaaaatgttaatttttatcactacttccatgttgaaatcttttgtgaggtaacttcttaattctttttttatttaccgtcaattaaattcttttaaatagtaacatatttattaatttttacttttgttgtttgatttttaaattgtAGGTTATCGATATTATTCTACAGGAGATGGATAGTCGTTTCTCTGAAACAACTACAAATTTGttgatttatatgtcatgccttgatCCTAGGAACTCGTTCTCTAGATTTGATGTACAGAAGTTAGTGCATCTAGCTCATTTTTATGAggatgatttttcttggaatgaGCGTATGTTGGTTGAACAAGAGCTTGAAACATATATTGATGACGTCAGATCAGATGAACGATTTGAAGGCATTTCATATTTGGGAGCTCTTGCAAAGAAAATGATTGAAACAATGAAGAACCGTGTATTTCCTTTGGTTTATCAGATGATTGAGCTAGCCTTACTTCTTCCAGTTGCTACTGCAACCGTTGAAAGAGTGTTTTCGGCAATGAATATTGTCAAAACAGATTTGTGAAACAGGATTggagatgaatggatgaatgaTAGTTTGGTAGTCTATATCGAGAAAGATATTTTTAATACTATCGACAATGAGCCAATTTTACAACGTTTTCAGAACATGGAATCTCGAAGAATGCAATTGTCACGTATTCATTAGTAGACtgctttaatattttaatattattgtacgAGTTCCTTTTCATAATATTGTACCTTTTTATCTTGTATgcaagttatttaaaaaatattttttaattacataGAAGTTATTAACTGTTCAAAAAAAATTCGCCACGCTCAGAACGCGACCGCCCCTCCATGATTGAATTCCTAGATCCGCCACTGCTTCAACCGCCTCCTAACAGAAAACTATATCCTGTGTCCATGAGCCTCCAAGTCGTATCTATCAAACTCTTCTCGTGTCATGAGCCTAGGATTGCCCAATGTCACCTCCAAGTCTCACGAAGTCACTATTAGCTAATGATAAACTATTAACGGATTTGATGTGTCTTTATCACAAGCTGTTTACTGCGGACTATTCACCTTCATAGGCTTTTTTGACAAAGTCCTAGCCATAGACAAATTTGTGATGTCCTTATCGCGAGCCGTTTACTACGGACTAGATAGACCTTTATAGTGGGTCTATTCACCCTCTTAGGGGGTTTTGGCAAAGTCTCAGCCATAAACGGATTTGACGTGCCTTTACTGAGCTAGCTATTTGTTacggactagatagatcattcCAAAGTGGATCTATTCACCTGTACATCATCATTATATCATATAATCTCTACCACAAATAGTCCTCATACTCTACTATATGACTCCCTCCGCTATGATCTCCCCTCTCATGCATCACCATTATCTCATATAATCTCTCCCATATACAGTCCTCAAACTCTATAGTATGACTCCCTCTATTGTGGTCTCCCCTCTTAACTCCCCTCACTTATCACTCCTCACTACTCACACTACAATCTCTCTAAGATAATTTCTGGTAAAGCTCCATCCATAACGATGGAGTGCTCCTTCATGTTAGATCAAGTCGCATGTGAGAGGGTGATGAATCACGTGatattcaaaaacttaattatttttttttggatttgaaATCAAAGCAAAGATGTAGCggaaaaaatgaaagtgaaaagttAGTAAAAGACATGAACGAAaacggtttttacttggttcagagttttcagcgactcctactccaagacccaggtcccgcggacatatcgacgggtaatccactaaatgtcTCTTCTGGAACCACAGGAAGAGGAGATCGAGTAAAAAAGATTGGagaagtgtaacacgctacacttcccGTTTGCAGAAATTaaattgtaaaataccaaaaataggtgaataatgataagggaattttctggaatttttggaaatttttcaaaaatttttcatagctcgtatggacgagttaacgggggtaAAAATGGGACCCGAGacagcctgtttaggctaccccattttaacgaggaaaagatttcttttcctttttatttattttgttttctttatttacttTTCTCCTCCCCCGTGCGCGTGGCCGATGTCGTCTCCCCTCCTTCGCGCcttctcctctctgccctaaccgcaagCGGCGGTTCCCTACTTCTTCCTCTGCCGATCCCCCATCTCTTCCTCTATTCCGATCGGGCAGCGCCGAAAGTCTTCTCTTTTCGTGCCGCCACCACAGCCGGcatcgcacggagcagcgccgctcCTCTGCGTGCCCTAACCTCTGCGACGCCGAAGCTCTTCTTCCACAACGCCAAGCAGCGCGGCGCCGACACTGCTTTGCCTTCCCCGGAGCCCTAGTCGTTTCTCCCCGACGCCTCCTTTGCTCGATTGCCTTATCGACGCCACCGACTCCCTCTCTGATTCTCACTGTGCCCTAGGGTCTTCGCCGGCACGTCTCTGCTCGGGTTGTTTCCGGCCAGGAGCAAGGAGGATTCAAGTCATAGTTTCTTCCTCGTGCCCTAGCTTGCGATCCTCCCCAGTCGCCACCCCTCTACTCGATCACATCAGCGACCTCCTGTTTGATCCGGTTGATATCAGTGGGGTTCAGTGAGGTAAAAATTTGGTTGTTGCATGATTTGTGATCCCACTTATTGAATTCAACTTGATTTGATCAGTGGGAAGGATTTCAGCAGGGAGATTCAGTTCTGTGGGGTGTTCTTGATCCGACCCATCTTGTTCCAACGTCAACAGTGGCTAGGtagtgaggtaaggagtagggaaTTGTATCCTTGTTGTAGATGTTGTGTTGTTTGGACTACTGTAATGATTTTTGAGTTCCATTCTAATCTGGACACTAAAATGTAGGGTATTTGAATTAGAGGGCAGCACTATTTACCTTGCTTCAGTCAAGTTTATTGGCTGCAAGTTGTCTCCGGTTGTGGATTCACATaacggctgtgaattgaggtaaggtatagggttttattttgttcatgttgtCGATGATTGATGGATTTgttaataactaatgttaacctaggtacatgaattgaattagggctaaatcgGGTAAGATGCTATGATTAACCATGCTTATTGTAATTCCTAATTTGAATGGATTAGTTAGAaacgattgaggagttaaatgattccatttgggtttataattggatctggatttatattagcttctcgaggatttgatttagctaatttatttatatgtaattagctaaatttgggtaccatgtactacaggactttgacgcgagacgagtatatcgacgtcagatttggaccgatttgacctttctattggaggcgggtactttgacttatgtcttttgatatgcataataatgtttttaacatatagcaatgattatgttgctcatttgcttcggttgatcactacccgatctattacatgcttgtttgtttatttttatgcacaTCATTTTAGTATAtatctgatcatacatgcttataggggtagtgacacaaccatgatatatattatgttcaggacctagggtttatttgataccctatctgatctgtgtacctttgatttaatTTCTTGTCCGGTGGTACACATTTTGTATTTGTATATATGGTTATTGTTATgttgttcatgatattgccatgtttagtgtcatgtatcatcttgcatgattgcatactgtgcgatagtctgctccattattgttgagcacatcactagttacatgtatccgtacacaccaccactcatgggttaatggtagatcagacaggtgtgtgacagttctgttgttcggctccgttggtctggtgactcagcgtggtagccggcaaacagttctgctctgtttggctccgctggtttagtgtagcagcgtggtagccggcaggcggttggactctgtttggctccgttggtccgctcatgggtagtgtgacgcagcgtggtagccgacagagattcctccccgtcatcgtgtaccgggagatgagagcattgcactcccccatttatgatttggggtaggagtatgtgtgtactctgacagcatcccgtccacccggtcactcatcaggagcagtgacgtcagagtgcacggttgtcacagccctacccactcggactcatcattgtgtgtgagatggctgactggcgtcaggggtgaccatatcattggcatcatatgcatgatgcatttattgcttgtgtttgatgcatttacttgatgcatttatatggatgcatatgtttgacatgcatacaggattatgacactctcggtctgatgacctgttgtacttataccttggtcctggttagtacagttttctcctgtattcctcagttgcatttatttttcttgtattaggagactgtatgcatggttagtgctagttgttacattctttattatgcatatcagttgttacccgctgagtgttggactcacgccctcctccgttgctattttcaggttgatgctgtccggagagcgttccagtcgctagtcccctacagaCCGTGAGGACGTGtggtttatcttttggttttctttatcagactagttctgtttgatacacttggattatggtttttgtgttatggatatcgcactatctggacttgtattagtttactatATGGTTACTGTCGATGATTTTCATtcagatttgttttactacatgcctgcctggatggcagaagaggtgagttgattttatcgtcggatttgagttttatgagtgtagtggagtagggttggtttTGAGTCTGCTTATCACTGTtcagtttgtttactattaaattgcgtggttgtgtcagccagaggctgaaattgatataaactgcgtggatgtctgtgttattgtttgtttattattgttctttttccagccgtatgtggctgaggtatatggtgatgtagtaaagtttcagattgtccgccgtacaggggagatgctaccgaaatttcttcggacagggactccttcaGGGCGTGACATAAATGCTATACAAAACTTTAGTTACCAAACAATATCTGAAGTTTGTCAGTTCAAGCTCAGTGTTTGGTCAGCTTCTTGATGATAATTGGGCATAGCAGAGTCCTAACAGAGCAGCAACAAAAAGTCAGAGCAGTCAGAAAGCCGTTTGAACATGCAGAAGCTCGTATGTTAGTTGTTTTGGGAGAGAAGCCCTTATAAgggctgtggaaggcgcctttaaggaCCTTGAAGGCACATCTATCTTGAGAAATCTGATCTAGACTTTGCAGTGCCTTATCTACGACGAGGTCCAAGATCTATtatgtggaaggtgccttcctactattcatagaaggcgtcttccTTCACCCGGAAGgtgcctcgaacactgttcatcctagGACTTTGTGATCCTTTTGCCttgtaaaatatgttagtccaataatACAAGGTGCACCCTacaaaaatagagttagcacaatcataataaaaagtagtaattagatcctgtctcctcgagaccaagatctagtcaaagGTCTCGATTTTAGtttccgaaatggacctaaatcgGATTGATGCCTACTATCCCTTCGAACGGGGACacatcctcacttggtcactctctcTAGTGACTTATCTCTACTTACCAGGTGTAGAGTTTCCTCCATAATCACACATCTAGACTTCAAAAATTGTACATTCTGATCTACCGGAATCGCACATCCTGTCTTCTCCAATCGGGAATCGCACATTCTAATCTActggaatcacacatccggtCATCTCTCATCGGGAATTGAACCTTCCAACTGTCAATTAGGAATCAAACATCTCGACTGGACTTTCTTCCAGTCAAGAGTTGAACATCCCGACAGTCAATCGAGAATTGAACATCCTGAAACCTGCGCACTCGGTAAATGCGTTAGATCAagataacacctaacttaactcacttgtcattcatcaaaacttgagttacattagtgtaaattacaccaataatttctccctttttaatgtaatgacaacctgagttaaaattatgaaaaaatatgcaaaaccAAAAAGATAAAACATATAAGTCAGTTAGATTTTGTTCTATCatttttaggtttaagtttttctaattttccttatttttctaACTTCAACCCCTAATCCTCCCCCTCTGGTATTCATCAAAATAATGTGCAAATAAGTGAATCAGAATGTGAAACACGTAACAAAGTAAGCATGGAAAGTAAtaaaattttgacaaaataattataaaaGTTTCAAGTTTATTGGAGGGAGGATTAAGTGTAACTAATTTCATTTGTAAAACaattttataaaactaaatttttgcaataataatttttaaaatagctttcaagatatttcaaagctaaattttaCAAAGCTGGATTttgcaaaataaaattttctaatagtttgtaaattatttttcaaaaaaaatatttattgtaAAGATATAgcataattttctcaaaaataacATTTGTTTTGGTAAGcaataatctttttcaaaatgataAGTTTTAAGCATGTTTAACAATAACTTGAAAGCTATTTTCAAAACGTTaggaatttagaaatattttcgaAATGTTAATGCTAAGAGAAATGTTTTTAACTTAGAGAAATGTTTTTAACTTAGAGAAATGTTTTATAAACACAATTGTCAAAACATTAAAACATTGTTCACAAAACAAACATTAATTTGTGGGACATAAATAAGATACTCAAAAATAtctcttaaaaaattttcaacatggataccttttttttttgttttgagttGTTTTAAGGAAGGTTTTAAAAGTTGGTTCCAAATTACCTCCCCTAGACCTGGTatgtatttaaaaatattcatctagaaaatcttccttaaatgtctaactgttagttactaactaactaccaGAAGATAGTagtattcacttggttagtcaagttaagtaagtgcatttagttagtgtttgactaaaaatggattacttaacctgagtTATTGTAATATTTGGTATTTCACGCCCAGACTTGTGTTGATacactgatataagtatcttaagtccagacaatctaCCTATACATCTCACGCTGTTCTAGATTTCTGAATACACAATTAAGGGAGTCCTAGTATATTTATGAGATGCTGAAGTCATAGATCTATAGGATCCTACTTTCTATGAATTTGATCTAGATTAAtgctaaaataatattaaaaatctaagaaaatggaaagttttgGAAAATATAAGTAAAGAATTTTTCCCTACAAGTTGCaaattatttggaaaatatttttaaaatagcaGACCTAGTCTATGAAACATAGTCCTAGATTATCTAAATAATATGACAAAAAGTGGACAACTATATAGATCCAGTAAACATTTGATAATGTACTAATATGATCAAGTCTGGTCCTCATCAGTTGGAGAGGGTGGGAACTACTCAGGAATTCACAAAGCTTGAAGAATCTGCTGAAGTCTGATGTTCATCTCCTCCCAGAGTGAGGAGAATCCGATGGTCATTTCTCCCCGAAGATTGTTGAATCCTTCCGAGACTAACTGCCGGAGCTGGAATGATGGGTGGAAAGTTGGAGAAATGCTTAGAATATGATGGCGGAAGGTGTCTTTCCATGACTAAACTCGTGAACAAAGCGACGCTCTGTTCGCTGGAAAAAATAGcggtgaaggcaccttcagcttgatggaaggcgccttcataagCTAAGGAAGACGCCTTCAACCGACTGAAGGTGCCTTTGGTCGGTTAGGGTGGGACTTTTTCCTGCTCTTCTGAGGGCGCCTCCGATTGTCTCGGAGGCGCCTTCGGTAGcacagataatttttttaaaagttaattttaagtatgaattttaatttaagttttaaattttaattttaagtttaattcaaaattttagttttaatttttatttttatttaaaattctaatttaagttttaatttttaatatttagttatctcacccgatctatattttcaatcagggaatcctatgatttgtgagatgagttaagttgagtttcaggatttggtttaactttatgttgattcaagtttagctttgggttcaacaaacatatattttttggataaaattctaagctatggtgagtcacttggacatcattagagtaaacatgccttcaaaaattttcaaatagtcctatccacgaatTTAATACAAAACTCTAGTCTAACCAGTTAAGATTCATAAAGGGTtgctttagttagttccactaagccaaatgtaccaagtcgaagctatatcttcctagacatacatagacagagtttccctaacttattatcatccaaaactttactagtaccgtttatcaagttaaacttttgtccctactTATTCTAATCCTAATTTACCTAGctgggtaaattattatttttggaagtgtcaactaatttggagtctcctcctgaattattgaacGTTTGGATTTAAGTTTTGGATTTGTGTCAACTTATTTTATAGTTGTAGTATACTTGGTTATAACTTGTGTTTAGATTGTATTTATTTAACTTAGGTTTATTGATTGCATTCTTTTAGTTTGCATTTATTTttgaaggtttaatttttaaaattaaggaagagttatttgatttaatttgatttatatagtgaattttatcttttggtatATAGTATTGCTTGAGTCCTATCTACGTGGTTAAGCACACTTTCAGAACATAAGCTTtagttgattttgaattttgagttaaaGTCAaaaatgatttgtattttatgttAGGTTTATATCTTAGTCAGGATTTATTGTACACTACTCTTTGGGATTCAAGCATCATGTTTAGGTATTTGGTTCCCAAGGTAAACTTTTCAAACTGTACTTTGAGCtcgttgacttgacttttcaggatagagtttttttcctcaagttttgcaacttgaattGAATCTTTGTCCTGAACTTGATTGGTCACCGAGTTCATGTTCATTCATTCCTTAAGGATGTTGTTTTCCTTTAGGAGTTGTTTAGTGTGTTCCTCGATTTTAACTAGTCTTTTATTCAAACAAGCAATTATTTTGAACGAATTTACACTAATAAAAGAGTTTACCTTGGGTCGGTCTGACCCGAATGAAGATTCGTGACTCTACTCATTTTCAGACTCGGCGTCTTGATCCGTTTCTCCTCCAGTtaccatcagtgcgaggtagtttGCTTGCTTTGGTTCGTTAGCTTCCGATCCGTCTGAAGAAGATTCGTCGCAAGTCACCTTTAGTGCTTTCTTCTGCTTTTTTTTTGTTTGGTATTCATTTGGGCACTCATGCTtgaagtgcccctttttgttgtagCCATAAAACATGATGTTTGCCTTTATGTTGTTGGATGCTGACTTGGACATCTTCTTAATGTTGCGTTTGGTGAGGATTTTCTTGAGTCTAataaacattttccttaccatgtTTACCAGTTGCTCTTCTTCATTTGATTCTGATTCGGATTCAATTTCTGCTTTGAGTTTAGTTCCCTTTAAGGTACCTATAAGAAAAGCAAttcctttcttgacctttggactGTTAGTTTGTTTATGTCATTCAAGATTgcaaaataatttatctaattttaaattagaGAGGTTCCTTGACACCTTATAGGCATCTATGATTAATGTACATAGTTCCTTTAGGGAAATaagttaagtgcgtaccttattatgtctcgaTTTTTGATCTAGTGCTCGATTAGGTGGAgtctgttgaggatgtccttgattcgaGCATGGAGTTGGTTTGCGGTCTCACcgtcctacattttaatattaaataaagaattaaggAGTAGGCCATGTTTTGTTACCTTTAAATTAGGAGTTTCTTTGtgtagctcgatgagcttgtcccaaagATCCTTTGCGTTCTCATGTGGGTTGACTCGGTTGAGCTCTTTCTTTGTGAGTACGCACTGGATGGTGTTCAAAGCTTTGGAGTCAGTTTGagatttctttttttcttctagACTCCATCTTTCAAGATTGAGCGGTACTTTTGTTACTTTGTCTACAGGTGCACGGTACCCTCTTCGGATGATGAACCATTGTTCTATGTCCATCTTTAGATaaacctctattcttttcttccaatATGGAAAGTTATTTCCGTTGAAAAGAGGAGGGCTAGTGGTGTTGAATCCCTCAAGTTGGGTCATTTATTTCctaaaaaagaaaactaaagagaggtaccaagacttggtcttggattagtagtgcttgaagtAAAAAAATAGTgacgactcgagtggtgttgcaccaacttcgagtaaaaattaaacaataaagaATTATTTAAAGAGACAAAATTACTAATTCAAATAAAGTACAAAAAATTGAAATTCGAAAGGAGAATAAAGCAATTTCCCCTGGGCTTGATTGGcgattgcaccaattcagagcagaactttgttctgataccatttgttggatcatgtcacacatgagaggggggatgaatcacgtagttttcaaaaacttaattatttttttatttgaaatcAAAGCAAAGATGCAGCggaaaaaatgaaagtgaaaagcAAGTAAAATACACGAACGCAAgcggattttacttggttcggagccttcggcaactcctactccaagaccaaggtcccacggacctatcaACGAGTAATTGACTAAATGTCTCTTCCAGAACCGTTGGAAGAGGAGATCGAGTACAAAAAGATCAGAGAAGTGTAATACGCTACACTTTCTGTTTGCAGAAATTAATGTTATACAGAACTTTAGTTACCAAACAATGTCTGAAGTTGTCGGCTCAAGCTCAGTGTTTGGTCAGCTTCTTGGTGACAGTCGAGTGTAGCAGAGTCATAACAAAGCAGCAGTAGAAAGCTGTAGTAGTCAGAAAGCCGTTTGAACACTCAGAAGCTCATATGTCAGTTGTTTTTCGAAGCTTGGGTCGAGAAGCCCTTATAAGggcagtggaaggcgccttcaaggaccTTAAAAGGCACCTCCAACCTGAGAAATCTGATCTCGACCTTGCTGTGCCTTATCTGTGAGGAGGTCCATGATCTAtcctgtggaaggtgccttcaatagcaCTGAAGGTGCCTTACATGAATCGTAGGAAGGTGTCTTCCTTCACATGGAAGGCCCCTAGGGCACTGTTCACCTGAGGCATTTGTGCTCCTTTTGCCCTGTAAAATATATTAGTCCAATAATACAAGGTGTACCCTAcaaaaacagagttagcacaatcatagtaaaagaatagtaattagatcatgtctccccGAGATCATAATCTAGTCAAAGTTCTCGATTTAGGTTtccgaaatagacctaaattggaccgacgcctactgtcccttggAACGGGGATACATcttcacttggtcactctctccagtgatttacctctacttatcatgtgtagatcttaccTCCGGAATCATACATTCGGACTTCGAGAATCGCACATCACGATCTaccggaatcacacatccggtcTTCTCTAATCGGGAATCACACATTCTAATCTACCAGAATCACACATCTAGTCTTCTCCCATCAGGAATCGAATATCCCGACTGCCAATTGAGAATTGAACATCCCAACTGGACTTTCTTCCAGTCAGGAATTGAACATCCTGACTATCAATCGAGAATTGAACATCTCAAAACCTACTGTGATTCCTTGTCATCCAAGTGTGATGTACCATAGCTAACATGGCAAGGTGGCAAGCCCTAGTCAAGGTGGAGGTCCCCTGATACTATCATCTAAAAGTCTACTATATATATGCACCGGTATGTGACCATCTGAGGCCGTATCTATAACCAAACTCTCACTATAAGAAAAATGCTTATAGACACCAGTCGAACAACAATAGTTTTAAGCAATTtttgatgtctttgagtattttaaattgatttttttaaaaaaaaatgatgtctatgagcgcatatTTTTGCTCATATACATCGATATTTTTAGTTAGTGTAtatgagtgtttttttttttttttacaatagacATTAATTTTAACAgtgttttttaaaatttgatgtctatgagcgctttCTTATCCTATCTATGAAACGATatagtaaaaaatattattaaaagtgATGATAGTTAACAAAAaccaattaaattttcttatactTAACAAAAATTTTCAACACTATGACTCTTCCCGCAAACCTAAACCTGCGCCGTCCTCACCAAACGCTCTAATTCAGTAAGATGTAAAT from Zingiber officinale cultivar Zhangliang chromosome 6B, Zo_v1.1, whole genome shotgun sequence carries:
- the LOC121991092 gene encoding zinc finger MYM-type protein 1-like, whose amino-acid sequence is MKAYLFLAFFLLQLHSFKPAVSLSVLEDVCNNIYYATIPCLAIIGADPRSKIVKDIRDVVLIALDISNEKAIKIQSYAKKLLENATDANTKLRAEAAYHIFTDTIKGLKFVEESFIANLLPGANSVAFVARYSEQSASSVIDLAQFKNKPSNIGFGGDDVFMRSGFINWKKAIEKFNEHVGGVGSAHNEARIQFEGFKNQRQSVEYSFSSGKHELEVAYRKRLTSILKVIRFLLLQGLPFWGHDESSTSSNRGNFLELLKWYSSECPEVAVVVGMNAPGNNQMIGPKIQKQLVNACAVETTNAILADLGDRWFTLLLDEARDYSVKEQMTVVIRYVNKHGEEAIDSLFAKYDLLVARLRGQGYDGASNMSGEFNGLKSLIMKENPYALYVHCFAHQLQLVVVAVAQENQYVCDFMWIVGSIVNTSASSCRRADKLRQLEHDRKVKLLERGEISSGRGVNQETSLARPGDTRCGSHHSTLCRIEQMWPSVIKVLQNLIDDGDRSSKGLSRTLVERMERYEFVFILLLMKRILAITNHLSTVLQEKDQNIVNAMCLINNVKCKLQKLRDFGWDLLLEDVIDIILQEMDSRFSETTTNLLIYMSCLDPRNSFSRFDVQKLVHLAHFYEDDFSWNERMLVEQELETYIDDVRSDERFEGISYLGALAKKMIETMKNRVFPLVYQMIELALLLPVATATVERVFSAMNIVKTDL